In one Fodinicola acaciae genomic region, the following are encoded:
- a CDS encoding discoidin domain-containing protein: protein MSSQTTRNWLTTSFAAGLAVAVVALGAVAVTSYEAYAPKPAAAAAATPAVSVPGRGATVPFTQYEAENAATNGSVLARSRTAGTLASEGAGRSAVTLSGSGQYVDFTLTAAANAVNLHYSVPDTSNGSDYTTTIAVYVNGSKNRDLTLTNRFSWFYGSYPFTNDPGDGKPHHFYDDVRTMFGSTLAAGTHVRFQRDSSSVPITVDTAEFENVAAPIGRPANSLLVTDYGADPSGAADSGSAIQNAVNAASSQGRVLYVPQGTYTVNQHIIVNNVTIQGAGQWYSVLHGNGVGVYGNYAPNPSSNVHLQDFAIFGETTDRNDGAQVNAIGGALGGGSVVDHVWMQHTKVGLWLDGPFDGLTVRNCRILDQTADGLNLHNGISNTTVTQNYVRNTGDDGLAMWSDQNADHNNTFSWNTVELPILANNIAIYGGRDISVTDNVVSDTQTQGGGLHVANRFNSVVLAGTITVARNTTLRAGVLDPNWQFGVGALWFDALNGNINATINVTDTDLLDSSYEGIQWVEGGSITGVSFNNVRIDGAGTFALQIQTSGSASFTNVTAAHIGYSNPIYSCMGTSFTINQGSGNSGWYTANPYCGGWPPPVYTYPGNPTSPPPTTQPPTEDPNANLALGKSMTASGYTQVYGPANANDGNANSYWESVNNSFPQWLQADLGSATNVGRIVLKLPPSTAWGTRTQTLSVTGSTDGSNFSSVVGSESYTFNPATGNTATITFSARSLRYLRLSFTANTGWPAGQAAEFEIYHS from the coding sequence ATGTCCAGCCAAACCACGCGAAACTGGCTGACCACCAGCTTCGCCGCCGGACTGGCCGTCGCCGTGGTCGCGCTCGGCGCGGTCGCCGTCACGAGTTATGAGGCGTACGCACCGAAACCCGCGGCGGCCGCGGCGGCGACACCGGCCGTCAGCGTGCCTGGCCGCGGCGCGACCGTGCCGTTCACACAGTACGAGGCGGAAAACGCGGCCACCAACGGCTCCGTGCTGGCGCGCAGCCGTACGGCCGGCACGCTCGCCTCGGAAGGAGCCGGCCGGTCAGCGGTGACCCTCAGCGGCAGCGGCCAATACGTGGACTTCACGCTGACCGCGGCGGCCAACGCGGTGAACCTACATTACAGCGTGCCGGACACGTCGAACGGCTCCGACTACACGACGACGATCGCGGTTTACGTCAATGGCAGCAAAAACCGCGACCTCACGCTGACCAACCGGTTCAGCTGGTTCTATGGCTCGTATCCGTTCACCAACGACCCCGGTGACGGCAAGCCGCACCATTTCTACGACGACGTGCGGACGATGTTTGGCAGCACGCTGGCCGCCGGCACGCACGTACGCTTCCAGCGCGACTCGAGCTCGGTGCCGATCACCGTCGACACCGCGGAGTTCGAAAATGTGGCGGCACCGATCGGCCGGCCGGCCAACTCGCTGTTGGTCACCGACTATGGCGCGGATCCCAGCGGCGCGGCGGATTCCGGCAGCGCGATCCAGAACGCCGTGAACGCGGCGTCCTCGCAGGGTCGCGTTCTCTATGTGCCGCAGGGCACTTACACCGTCAACCAGCACATCATCGTCAACAACGTGACAATCCAAGGCGCCGGTCAGTGGTATTCGGTGCTGCACGGCAACGGCGTCGGCGTCTACGGAAACTACGCGCCCAACCCGAGCAGCAACGTCCACCTCCAGGATTTCGCGATATTCGGCGAAACCACTGACCGCAACGACGGCGCGCAGGTCAACGCGATAGGCGGCGCTCTCGGTGGGGGCTCGGTCGTCGACCACGTCTGGATGCAGCACACCAAGGTCGGCCTGTGGCTGGACGGACCGTTCGACGGCCTGACCGTACGCAACTGCCGGATCCTCGACCAGACCGCGGACGGTTTGAACCTGCACAACGGCATCTCCAACACGACCGTCACGCAGAACTATGTTCGCAACACGGGCGACGACGGGCTGGCGATGTGGTCGGACCAGAATGCCGACCACAACAACACATTCTCCTGGAACACCGTCGAACTTCCCATTCTGGCCAACAACATCGCGATCTACGGCGGCCGTGACATCAGCGTGACCGACAATGTCGTGTCGGACACGCAAACCCAGGGTGGCGGGTTGCATGTCGCCAACCGGTTCAACTCCGTCGTGCTCGCCGGCACGATCACGGTCGCGCGCAACACGACGCTGAGAGCCGGCGTGCTCGACCCCAACTGGCAGTTCGGCGTCGGCGCGCTGTGGTTCGATGCCTTGAACGGCAACATAAACGCGACGATCAACGTGACCGACACTGATCTGCTGGACAGCTCGTACGAAGGCATCCAATGGGTCGAGGGCGGCTCGATCACTGGCGTGAGCTTCAACAACGTACGCATCGACGGCGCCGGGACTTTCGCGCTGCAGATCCAAACGTCCGGCTCGGCGAGCTTCACCAACGTGACCGCGGCACACATCGGTTATTCGAACCCGATCTACAGCTGCATGGGGACCTCGTTCACCATTAACCAGGGCAGCGGAAACTCCGGCTGGTACACGGCAAACCCGTACTGCGGTGGCTGGCCTCCGCCGGTCTACACCTATCCGGGCAACCCGACCAGTCCCCCGCCGACCACGCAGCCGCCAACCGAGGATCCGAACGCCAACCTGGCGCTGGGCAAGTCGATGACCGCCAGCGGCTACACGCAGGTGTACGGCCCGGCCAATGCGAACGACGGGAACGCCAACAGTTACTGGGAAAGCGTGAACAACTCGTTTCCGCAGTGGCTGCAGGCCGACCTCGGCTCGGCCACCAATGTCGGCCGGATCGTGCTGAAACTGCCGCCGTCCACGGCGTGGGGCACACGTACGCAGACGTTGTCGGTCACCGGCTCGACGGACGGATCCAATTTCAGCAGTGTCGTCGGATCGGAGAGTTACACCTTCAATCCGGCCACCGGCAACACGGCGACGATCACGTTTTCCGCGCGGTCGCTGCGCTATCTGCGGCTGAGCTTCACCGCCAACACCGGCTGGCCGGCCGGCCAGGCCGCCGAGTTCGAGATCTACCACAGCTGA
- a CDS encoding glycoside hydrolase family 13 protein, with the protein MRWWRSAAIYQVYLQSFADGNGDGIGDLAGLRQRLPYLADLGIDAIWITPWYPSPMADAGYDVSDYRSIEPKYGTLAEAEAVIAEAHEKNLRIVLDIVPNHCSDAHPWFVDALAGGPGSPARELFWFRDGRGENGELPPNNWRSRFGGPAWTRVTEPDGSPGQWYLHIFSPEQPDLNWDNSRVRKEFEDILRFWLERGVDGLRIDVADGLVKQDGLPDIVDFESPATPYFDQDGVHEIYRSWRKISDAYDGDRAFVAEMWQPDPDRFARYLRSDELHTAFNFDFLSCQWKAGALRAVVDRTLATHAPVQAAPSWVLSNHDVTRHVTRYGREDTGFDFGDRQHGAPTDRALGTRRARAAALLAMALPGSVYLYQGEEFGLAEVEDLPDEVRQDPVWTRSGHTDRGRDGCRVPLPWSGSAPPYGFSPPDSAAPWLPQPADWSDVTMSAQATDPGSMLALYRAALGLRRTETALGDGDLRWSGGFGPDVLAFERDPSFACVVNLSATPVGLPKHRHILLSSSPLDSGLLPPDTTVWLRIG; encoded by the coding sequence GTGCGTTGGTGGCGAAGCGCCGCGATCTATCAGGTATATCTCCAGAGTTTCGCGGACGGAAACGGCGACGGCATCGGCGACCTCGCGGGCCTGCGCCAGCGGTTGCCGTATCTGGCCGACCTGGGGATCGACGCGATCTGGATCACTCCATGGTATCCGTCGCCGATGGCCGACGCCGGCTATGACGTCTCCGACTATCGTTCGATAGAGCCGAAGTATGGCACGCTCGCGGAGGCAGAGGCGGTCATCGCGGAAGCACACGAGAAAAACCTCCGCATCGTCCTGGACATCGTGCCAAACCACTGCTCCGACGCACATCCGTGGTTTGTCGACGCGCTCGCCGGCGGTCCCGGCTCACCGGCCAGAGAGCTGTTCTGGTTTCGCGACGGTCGCGGCGAAAACGGCGAGCTGCCGCCGAACAACTGGCGCTCCAGGTTTGGCGGACCAGCATGGACCAGGGTGACCGAGCCGGACGGCTCGCCAGGCCAGTGGTACCTGCACATCTTCAGCCCGGAACAACCCGATCTCAACTGGGACAACTCGCGCGTACGCAAGGAGTTCGAGGACATCCTGCGGTTCTGGCTGGAGCGCGGCGTCGACGGCCTGCGCATCGACGTGGCCGACGGGCTGGTGAAACAGGACGGCCTGCCGGACATCGTCGACTTCGAGTCGCCGGCGACGCCGTACTTCGACCAGGACGGCGTGCACGAGATCTATCGCAGCTGGCGGAAAATCTCCGACGCCTACGACGGCGACCGCGCGTTCGTCGCGGAGATGTGGCAGCCGGATCCGGACAGATTCGCCCGCTATCTGCGATCCGACGAACTGCACACCGCCTTCAACTTCGACTTTCTGTCCTGTCAGTGGAAAGCTGGTGCGCTGCGCGCGGTAGTCGACCGTACGCTCGCGACGCACGCGCCGGTCCAGGCGGCGCCGAGCTGGGTCCTGTCCAACCACGACGTGACCCGCCACGTCACCAGATATGGCCGCGAGGACACTGGATTCGACTTCGGCGACCGGCAACACGGCGCACCGACCGACCGCGCGCTTGGCACCCGCCGAGCCAGAGCCGCGGCGCTGCTGGCGATGGCGCTGCCGGGCAGCGTTTACCTTTACCAAGGCGAGGAATTCGGTCTCGCGGAGGTCGAGGACCTGCCGGACGAGGTGCGCCAGGACCCGGTCTGGACGCGCTCAGGACACACGGACCGCGGCCGCGACGGCTGCCGTGTGCCGCTGCCGTGGAGCGGATCCGCGCCGCCGTACGGATTCAGTCCACCGGACTCGGCCGCACCGTGGCTGCCGCAGCCGGCGGACTGGTCCGACGTCACGATGTCGGCGCAGGCCACCGACCCCGGCTCCATGCTCGCCCTCTATCGCGCGGCGCTTGGGTTGCGGCGCACCGAAACAGCGCTCGGCGACGGCGATTTGCGGTGGTCCGGCGGCTTCGGCCCGGACGTGCTGGCGTTCGAGCGAGACCCGAGTTTTGCCTGTGTCGTCAACCTCTCCGCGACACCGGTCGGGTTACCGAAACACCGGCACATCCTGCTGTCCAGCAGTCCGCTGGACAGCGGCCTCCTTCCGCCGGACACCACCGTCTGGCTGCGTATCGGCTAG
- a CDS encoding carbohydrate ABC transporter permease, which translates to MATIDRPIRTLVSPSALRSTRGRVIYWTVFCLVFIAFTVAFVLPLVWMVLGAMKPAAELARVPPTVLPQSWQPQTYPQAWDKLELGHYFVNTLVVTIGAWLVQLTIAVPAAYALSKLRPKLGRLVLGMMLATLMLPASAVLVPTYLTVSDVPLIHVNLINNPAAVWLPAAANAFNIYLLKRFFDQIPAELIDAARIDGAGPVTTLVRVVLPLARPILAVVSIFAVVAAWKDFIWPLLVFPEPDSQTLSVALQRVVEFTPINLLLAGLVLTCLPTIALFLLFQRHIIAGLTAGGIKG; encoded by the coding sequence ATGGCGACCATCGACCGTCCGATCAGGACACTCGTGTCACCTTCAGCCCTGCGGAGCACGCGTGGACGCGTCATCTACTGGACCGTCTTCTGCCTGGTTTTCATCGCGTTCACAGTGGCTTTCGTCCTGCCGTTGGTGTGGATGGTGCTCGGCGCGATGAAGCCGGCGGCCGAGTTGGCGCGCGTGCCACCGACCGTTCTCCCCCAGTCGTGGCAGCCGCAGACCTATCCGCAGGCATGGGACAAGCTGGAGCTCGGCCACTACTTCGTCAACACGCTGGTCGTCACGATCGGCGCCTGGCTCGTCCAACTGACGATAGCGGTGCCGGCAGCGTACGCGCTTTCCAAACTGCGGCCGAAACTCGGCCGGCTCGTGCTCGGCATGATGCTGGCGACGCTGATGCTTCCGGCCTCGGCCGTGCTGGTGCCGACGTACCTGACGGTCAGCGACGTGCCGCTGATCCACGTCAACCTGATCAACAACCCAGCGGCTGTCTGGCTGCCGGCCGCGGCCAACGCCTTCAACATCTATTTGTTGAAGCGGTTCTTCGACCAGATCCCCGCCGAGCTTATCGACGCCGCCAGGATCGACGGCGCCGGTCCGGTGACGACGCTCGTACGCGTCGTCCTGCCGCTGGCGCGTCCGATCCTCGCAGTGGTCTCGATTTTCGCGGTGGTGGCCGCCTGGAAGGACTTCATCTGGCCGTTGCTGGTCTTCCCCGAACCGGACAGCCAGACGCTCAGCGTCGCGCTGCAGCGGGTCGTCGAGTTCACGCCGATCAACCTGCTGCTGGCCGGACTGGTGCTCACCTGCCTGCCGACGATCGCGCTTTTCCTGCTGTTCCAGCGACACATCATCGCCGGCCTGACCGCCGGCGGCATCAAAGGCTGA
- a CDS encoding carbohydrate ABC transporter permease: MTLLSRRAAEQIVTESPPVRQNGRLRRLVTDNLTAYGFLCAALVVFAVFSWYPIVRGVLLSFQQVDFVNAPAWVGLDNFAKLVKDPLFLVAWRNTLYFTVLALVLGFAVPFATAVVLNELRHLRAYFRLLVYLPVMLPPVVAALLWKWLYDPGPGPFNSVLRIFGLPQPAWLDSTSTAMISLVLVSTWANMGSATLIYLAALQTIRGDLYEAAELDGAGLWQRLRHVTIPQTRFVLLILLLLQIVATMQVFTEPYILTGGGPEDSTVTVLLLLYRYAFVYNDFGTASALSLLLFLVLAAFSGLYLRLTRSES; encoded by the coding sequence ATGACGTTGCTGAGCAGGCGCGCCGCGGAGCAGATCGTTACGGAATCACCGCCGGTCCGCCAAAACGGACGGTTGCGGCGGCTGGTGACCGACAACCTGACTGCGTACGGTTTCCTCTGTGCCGCGCTCGTGGTCTTCGCGGTCTTCTCCTGGTATCCGATCGTTCGCGGCGTGCTGCTCAGCTTCCAACAGGTCGACTTCGTCAACGCACCGGCCTGGGTCGGCCTGGACAACTTCGCAAAACTCGTCAAGGACCCGCTTTTCCTGGTGGCTTGGCGAAACACGCTCTACTTCACGGTGTTGGCGCTGGTGCTCGGATTCGCAGTGCCATTCGCCACCGCGGTGGTGCTCAACGAGCTGCGACACCTGCGTGCGTACTTCCGGCTGCTGGTCTATCTGCCGGTGATGCTGCCTCCGGTGGTCGCCGCGCTGTTGTGGAAATGGCTGTATGACCCCGGTCCCGGCCCTTTCAACAGCGTCCTGCGGATTTTCGGCCTGCCACAACCGGCCTGGCTGGACTCGACCAGCACCGCGATGATCTCGCTGGTGTTGGTCTCCACCTGGGCCAACATGGGCTCGGCCACGCTGATCTATCTGGCCGCACTGCAAACCATTCGCGGCGACCTGTACGAGGCGGCCGAGCTGGACGGCGCCGGACTGTGGCAGCGGCTGCGGCACGTCACCATCCCGCAGACCCGGTTTGTGCTGCTGATTCTGCTGCTGCTGCAGATCGTGGCCACCATGCAGGTTTTCACGGAGCCATACATCCTCACCGGTGGCGGGCCGGAAGACTCGACGGTGACCGTCCTGCTGCTGCTCTATCGATATGCGTTCGTCTACAACGACTTCGGCACGGCCAGCGCGTTGAGCTTGTTGCTTTTCCTGGTGCTGGCAGCGTTTTCCGGCCTCTACCTGCGGCTGACCCGGTCCGAGAGCTGA
- a CDS encoding ABC transporter substrate-binding protein: MTFSRTTRTLALIGVAAVCLAATACGSSPGDANGKVVISINGQPPKSQAFDRKIFDQDVAAFEKAHPTIDIQPHEGFMDPKTFNAKLASGKLEDVFYVYLTDPAQLIARHQAADITSYLPSVAHYQDIQPQLRDVFSDGKGKYYGVPTANYTMGLLYNRTLFTKAGLDPNKPPKTWDDVRAAAKKIAALGNNTVGYADYSKNNQGGWHFTAWMYAMGGDVAVRSGDTWKSDFNNDKGRAALTYLHQMRWDDNSMGSRQLLQIEDVQRMMGAGQLGMYLAAPDNVPVLVNQFKGNYADYGLAAMPGGQGTLVGGEGYMLNPKATPAKIKAGLTWLQWKFLNPDRIETNLRRYVADKQPVGLPVSPVTDIWTAGPVRDRQEQLKKANATVPVRNYQPYVDGVTALKQNVEPPNAQQVYAVLDNVMQAVLTNRDADINKLLADAQAKVDAIYAQAR; encoded by the coding sequence ATGACCTTTTCCCGCACCACGAGAACGCTCGCACTCATCGGCGTCGCCGCCGTGTGCCTGGCCGCGACCGCCTGCGGCTCCTCCCCCGGCGACGCCAACGGCAAGGTGGTCATCTCGATCAACGGCCAGCCACCGAAGAGCCAGGCATTCGACCGGAAGATTTTCGACCAGGACGTGGCCGCCTTCGAGAAGGCGCATCCCACCATCGACATCCAGCCGCACGAAGGTTTCATGGATCCCAAGACCTTCAACGCCAAGCTGGCCAGCGGCAAGCTCGAGGACGTTTTCTATGTCTATCTCACCGATCCGGCGCAGCTGATCGCGCGCCACCAGGCTGCGGACATCACGTCCTATCTGCCGTCGGTCGCGCACTACCAGGACATCCAGCCGCAACTGCGCGACGTTTTCAGTGACGGCAAAGGCAAATACTACGGCGTGCCGACCGCCAACTACACCATGGGCCTGCTCTACAACCGTACGCTCTTCACCAAAGCAGGCCTCGATCCCAACAAACCTCCGAAAACCTGGGACGACGTACGCGCCGCGGCCAAGAAGATCGCAGCGCTCGGCAACAACACCGTCGGATATGCCGACTACAGTAAGAACAACCAGGGTGGCTGGCATTTCACCGCCTGGATGTATGCGATGGGTGGCGATGTCGCGGTCAGGAGCGGCGACACCTGGAAGTCGGATTTCAACAACGACAAAGGCCGCGCGGCACTGACGTATCTGCACCAGATGCGCTGGGATGACAACTCGATGGGATCTCGGCAGCTGCTGCAGATCGAGGACGTACAGCGGATGATGGGAGCCGGCCAGCTCGGCATGTATCTCGCCGCGCCGGACAACGTGCCGGTGCTTGTCAACCAGTTCAAGGGAAACTACGCCGACTACGGTCTGGCCGCGATGCCTGGCGGCCAGGGCACGCTGGTCGGCGGCGAGGGCTACATGCTCAATCCGAAGGCGACGCCGGCCAAGATCAAGGCCGGTCTGACCTGGCTGCAGTGGAAATTCCTCAACCCGGACCGGATCGAGACCAACCTCAGGCGTTATGTCGCGGACAAGCAGCCGGTCGGCCTGCCGGTCTCGCCGGTCACCGACATCTGGACCGCCGGACCGGTCCGCGACCGGCAGGAGCAGCTCAAGAAGGCCAATGCGACCGTGCCGGTGCGAAACTACCAGCCCTATGTCGACGGGGTCACGGCACTGAAGCAAAACGTCGAGCCGCCAAACGCGCAACAGGTCTATGCCGTGCTGGACAACGTCATGCAGGCCGTGTTGACCAACCGTGACGCGGACATCAACAAGCTGTTGGCTGACGCGCAGGCCAAGGTCGACGCGATCTACGCACAGGCACGGTGA
- a CDS encoding LacI family DNA-binding transcriptional regulator: MARKRLAEVAEKVGVSEATVSRVLNGKPGVAEATRVAVLTALDVLGYERPTQLRGERAKLVGLVVPELQNPIFPAFADVVGNALAQRGFTPVLCTGTAGGVSEADHLDLLLQQHVSGVVFAGGLYTQAAARHDHYRALMERRLPTVLVNAAVDGLDFPRVSCDDAVAAEQALTHLVALGHRRVGLLLGPPDHLPSRRKLAAFRAYAREVGLPATPDVIEHAMFSLEGGQAATVRLLRNDVTAVVCASDPLALGAIRAVRRAGMRCPTGVSVVGYDDSALMTCVDPPLTTIRQPIEAMGYAAVELLATQLDGGHVPTEELLYEPELVVRGSTAPALQPTSAASH, from the coding sequence ATGGCGCGTAAAAGGCTGGCCGAGGTCGCCGAGAAGGTGGGAGTCAGCGAGGCGACGGTCAGCCGCGTCCTGAACGGCAAACCCGGCGTCGCGGAGGCCACCAGAGTGGCCGTGCTGACCGCGCTTGACGTGCTCGGATACGAACGGCCGACGCAGTTGCGCGGCGAGCGCGCCAAACTCGTCGGTCTGGTGGTGCCGGAGCTGCAAAACCCGATTTTTCCCGCTTTCGCGGACGTCGTCGGAAATGCGCTCGCGCAACGCGGCTTCACGCCGGTGTTGTGCACCGGTACGGCAGGTGGCGTCTCGGAAGCCGACCACCTCGATCTTCTGCTGCAGCAGCACGTTTCTGGTGTCGTCTTCGCCGGTGGCCTTTATACGCAAGCCGCCGCGCGGCATGACCACTACCGCGCTTTGATGGAACGACGGCTGCCGACCGTGTTGGTCAACGCGGCAGTGGATGGCCTGGATTTTCCTCGCGTTTCCTGCGATGACGCGGTTGCCGCGGAACAGGCGCTGACCCATCTGGTCGCGCTCGGCCATCGCCGCGTCGGGTTGCTGCTCGGTCCGCCTGACCACCTGCCGTCCCGGCGTAAGCTGGCGGCTTTTCGCGCGTACGCGAGAGAAGTCGGCCTCCCAGCGACACCGGACGTGATCGAGCACGCGATGTTCTCGCTGGAAGGCGGACAAGCCGCGACGGTGCGCCTGCTGCGCAACGACGTCACGGCGGTGGTCTGCGCGAGCGATCCGCTGGCGCTCGGCGCGATCCGTGCCGTACGCCGCGCCGGCATGCGGTGTCCGACCGGAGTTTCCGTTGTCGGATACGACGACTCCGCGCTGATGACCTGCGTCGACCCGCCGCTGACCACGATCCGCCAACCGATCGAAGCGATGGGATACGCGGCCGTCGAGTTGCTCGCGACGCAGTTGGACGGCGGCCATGTGCCGACCGAGGAGCTGCTGTACGAGCCGGAGCTGGTCGTACGCGGATCGACGGCGCCGGCGCTGCAACCAACGTCAGCCGCTTCACACTGA
- a CDS encoding IclR family transcriptional regulator — MTVPATDQTEQPVDGAALRALRILEAVATGVGPHRLGHIAAETGVSKPSVHRILAQLGEAGFVSADGSGRYAPGPRSYALSARLAGAHGAGAESILRQFQSTVDHTVHVALRSGNQAVYVNKIEGNQPYRMASHVGMQLPLHSTAIGKAILAHLPSAERRHLLAESGLPARTAATITDPDQLETHLAEVREQGYALDDEENEPTIRCVAAPLLDRRGRPIGGLSVSTVTFLVGIDELLGYAPRLTETAALLAPWYVANATPQP, encoded by the coding sequence GTGACGGTCCCGGCCACGGACCAGACGGAGCAACCGGTGGATGGCGCGGCGCTGCGAGCACTGCGCATCCTGGAGGCGGTGGCGACCGGCGTCGGTCCGCACCGGCTCGGCCACATCGCCGCCGAGACCGGCGTCAGCAAGCCGAGCGTGCACCGGATTTTGGCCCAGCTGGGCGAAGCCGGCTTCGTCAGCGCGGACGGTTCCGGCCGGTACGCGCCGGGTCCGCGGTCGTACGCGCTGTCCGCGCGGCTGGCCGGCGCGCACGGTGCCGGCGCCGAGTCGATCCTGCGGCAGTTCCAGTCCACTGTGGACCACACCGTGCATGTGGCGCTGCGCAGCGGAAACCAGGCCGTCTACGTCAACAAGATCGAGGGAAATCAGCCATATCGGATGGCCTCGCACGTCGGCATGCAGCTTCCGTTGCACAGCACGGCGATCGGCAAGGCGATCCTGGCGCACCTGCCGTCCGCCGAGCGCCGCCATCTGCTCGCCGAGTCCGGTCTGCCGGCGCGCACCGCTGCGACGATCACCGATCCCGACCAACTCGAAACGCACCTCGCGGAAGTACGCGAGCAAGGTTATGCGTTGGACGACGAGGAAAACGAGCCGACCATCCGGTGCGTCGCCGCGCCACTGCTCGACCGGCGCGGGCGGCCGATCGGCGGCCTGAGCGTGTCGACGGTGACCTTCCTGGTCGGCATCGACGAACTCCTCGGCTACGCGCCGCGGCTCACCGAGACAGCCGCGCTGCTCGCACCGTGGTACGTCGCCAACGCGACACCGCAACCATAG
- a CDS encoding bifunctional 4-hydroxy-2-oxoglutarate aldolase/2-dehydro-3-deoxy-phosphogluconate aldolase, whose protein sequence is MESRSAHQNSAVVDRIGAAKVLPVLRAADVETANGYVQAVRRAGLGAIELTATIPGWQELLPDVVKNAGDALIGMGTVTTAADAQVAVDRGAHFLVSPYPAAAVRSFAAEAGILFIEGGMTPGELAVTMSAGIGKLFPAHVGGPSFLKSVMAILPGLKIVPTGGISVADVPKWLAAGAFAVGVGSDLYADGDIAAKLAAVISAQ, encoded by the coding sequence ATGGAATCACGTTCCGCTCACCAGAATTCGGCGGTCGTCGATCGTATTGGTGCGGCCAAGGTGCTGCCGGTGCTGCGCGCGGCGGACGTCGAGACCGCGAACGGCTATGTGCAGGCGGTGCGGCGTGCCGGCCTGGGGGCCATCGAGCTGACGGCGACCATCCCCGGCTGGCAGGAGCTGTTGCCGGATGTGGTCAAGAACGCCGGGGACGCGTTGATCGGCATGGGCACGGTCACCACTGCCGCTGACGCGCAGGTCGCCGTCGACCGCGGCGCGCATTTCCTGGTGAGTCCCTATCCGGCTGCCGCCGTACGGAGTTTTGCGGCGGAGGCGGGGATTCTGTTCATCGAAGGTGGCATGACCCCAGGAGAGCTGGCGGTGACCATGTCGGCCGGCATCGGCAAACTCTTTCCCGCACACGTCGGCGGACCGAGTTTCCTGAAGTCGGTGATGGCCATCCTGCCTGGCCTGAAAATCGTTCCCACCGGCGGAATTTCCGTCGCGGACGTACCAAAATGGCTTGCCGCCGGTGCTTTCGCGGTCGGAGTCGGCAGCGATCTCTACGCCGATGGAGACATCGCCGCCAAACTCGCCGCCGTCATTAGCGCTCAATAG
- a CDS encoding Scr1 family TA system antitoxin-like transcriptional regulator, with protein MIWTTPWLLAWGGNNCFYRRGRRIHIALTEAALRYRVCTPEIVHGQFDRLVSATTIPSPRFGGIPDESQPAVPPMHGFWVYDQNIVNAETFAADLHITEPDEIAIYLRIFGEMAKIAQYGSEARSIILRVQAEWSGDAP; from the coding sequence ATGATCTGGACGACGCCGTGGCTGCTCGCATGGGGCGGCAACAACTGCTTCTACCGGCGAGGCAGGCGTATTCACATCGCGCTAACCGAAGCTGCGCTGCGATACCGAGTGTGCACACCAGAGATAGTGCACGGCCAGTTCGACAGACTCGTGAGCGCGACCACAATTCCTAGCCCGCGTTTTGGGGGCATTCCGGATGAATCTCAGCCTGCCGTTCCGCCAATGCATGGCTTCTGGGTATACGACCAAAACATCGTCAACGCGGAGACATTCGCGGCCGATCTCCACATCACCGAGCCCGACGAGATAGCGATTTACCTCCGGATCTTCGGCGAGATGGCCAAGATCGCACAGTATGGATCGGAGGCACGCTCAATAATCCTGCGCGTCCAGGCTGAGTGGAGCGGGGATGCGCCATAG
- the merB gene encoding organomercurial lyase — translation MDEDVRLAVYARLSATGIEPTVADLAMDTGLDVATVTAALGRLHESRDLVLRDGHIVMAHPFATIPLGFSVMGTKTLWWGGCAWDSFAIPHLVPAEPEVLVATRCRNCGTPHAWTVRADEPPPGPQVAHFLLPVAKVWDDVVRACDNQRIFCDSACVTTWLARTHNPRGYEMDLATLWRLARGWYAGRLDRGYQRREPSSAASYFASVGLTGPFWGLG, via the coding sequence GTGGATGAGGACGTACGCCTTGCCGTTTATGCTCGCCTGAGCGCCACCGGCATCGAGCCGACTGTCGCGGACCTGGCCATGGACACCGGACTGGACGTCGCAACCGTCACCGCCGCACTCGGCCGGCTGCACGAAAGCCGCGACCTCGTGTTGCGCGACGGACACATCGTGATGGCGCATCCCTTTGCCACCATCCCGCTCGGATTTTCCGTGATGGGGACCAAAACCCTGTGGTGGGGTGGCTGCGCCTGGGACTCCTTCGCGATCCCTCACCTGGTGCCGGCCGAGCCGGAGGTGCTGGTCGCCACCCGCTGCCGCAACTGCGGCACGCCCCACGCCTGGACCGTACGCGCCGACGAGCCACCACCGGGACCGCAGGTCGCGCATTTTCTCCTGCCAGTCGCCAAAGTCTGGGACGACGTCGTGCGCGCGTGCGACAACCAACGGATTTTCTGCGACTCCGCCTGCGTCACCACCTGGCTGGCCCGTACGCACAATCCGCGCGGCTACGAAATGGACCTGGCCACCCTGTGGCGGCTCGCACGAGGCTGGTATGCCGGCCGCCTGGACCGCGGCTACCAACGCCGCGAGCCGTCATCCGCCGCCTCGTACTTTGCCTCCGTCGGCCTCACCGGCCCCTTCTGGGGTCTCGGCTAG